The Pseudomonas protegens genome contains the following window.
TGAAGGAAATGGTCTACGAGGACCTGGTGGCCGAACGGATCGCCATCGACAGCTACCGCGAGATCATCCAGTACATCGGCGACAAGGACCCGACCACCCGCCGCCTGTTCGAAGAGATCCTGGCCCAGGAAGAAGAACACGCCGACGACATGGCCGACATCCTCAACGACCTGTAGCGCCCTCCCCCAAGCCCGCTCCTGCCTACCGCAGGCGCGGGCTCGCCCGCGAAGTTCCCCTGGCGCTTACTTGCCCGGCTTCACCGTCACCGGAGCCTTGCCCGAGCGCATCTGCTGCAGCAACGGCGCGCACTGATTGGGTTCGTCGCCGCTGGGCGCCACCAGCGCCAGCAGCCCCGCCGCCGGCCCGGCGATCACCCCCAGCGCCACCATCCCGGCCCCGCGCAGCACCAGCGGCACCGCCTTGACCCCGGCGCTGGGCTTGCTGAACTTGCCCTGCACATACAGCGGTGACCGCAGGGAGAACAGGCGCAGCCCCTTGGATTCCGGGGTGATGGTCAGGTCCAGTTGCTCGCTGGCCATGTTGGCGGTGCCATCGATGTAGATGATGGCGTTCTCGGTGTCGAAGACGAACAGTCGCGAGGTCGCCAGGCCACTCTTGATGCCGAAGTCGGCGGCGGCGCAATTGATCTTCACTTCCTTGTCGCCAAACATCTTGCCGACCACATAGTTGCCGACGTTGAGTCCGGCGATTTCCATCAGGCTGCGGCTGATGGCGCCGTCGTTGATCAGCATCTTCAGGTCACCGTTGGCGCTACCCAGCAAGGCCGCCACCGAGTTGCCGCGCCCGGCGATGTCGGCATCGCCATTGAGCTCGCCGAAGCTGGTCTTCATCGGTTCGAACCCCGGGAACAGCTGCTTGAGCTTGAAGTTGCGCGCGGTCAGCCTGGCCCGGCCTTCCAGCGGCGTGGCCTGCCCGTTGAGGCGCACCTGGGCATCCAGCTTGCCGCCGGCCACGCCGAAGCGCAGGGGCTCCAGGCTCAACTGGCCGTCATTGAGCACCAGGTGGGTATAGAGATCGGTGAACGGCAGATCCGCGCTGTGGACGATGCGCTTGCCGGTGAACTCCACATCGGCATCCATATCGCGCCAGCGCTCGGTACGAAACTCTTCCACCGGCAGCACCTTGTCCGCCGGCTGCTTGCTCTCGCCGCCCCGGGCCTTCTGCTTGGCGTTGGAGTCGGCACCGATCAGCGGCGCCAGGTCGCTCATCAGCAACTGGTTGGAAACCAGCGCACCGCTGAGCTTGGGTCGCGGCTGGCTGGCGACGTAGGTCAGGTTGCCGTGGATGTCGCTGTCGCCGATCTTGCCGTTGAAATCCTGGTAGCTGAAGGTCGCGCCCGCTGGGTCGCGCAGCTTGGCGGTCAGGCGGCCATCGGTGGCATAGGGCGGCGAGTCCGGCAGGGTCACGCCGGTCAGCGGGTAGAGGTTGCCCAGGCTGCTGCCCGCCAGTTTCAGGCGCAGGTCCAGGGCACCGAGGTTCAGCGGGTCGGTGAGGCTGCCCCGCAGCTCCACCTTGGTGTCGCCGATCTGCGCCTGGGCCTGTAACGGAAACGGCTGGCGGCCGTTCTGCAGGGCCAACAGCCCGCCGATCTTGCCGGTGCCGGCGAGCTTCTGCCCGTGGTACTGGCCCTTGACCTTGAGCGCGAAGGCATAGGCCTGGGCTTGAGCGCCTTTCTCGGCGACTTTCTGCGCTTCGCTTTCGCCGACGATGTCGCTGAAGGGGATGGGCTTGCCGAGCAACTCCACTTGCAGGTCGAGCTGGGTGTTCAGGGTCTGGTCATCCAGGGTCACGTGGCCCTTGTCGAAACCGATGGCGCCGATATCCAGCGTCCAGCTGGAGGGCTCGGCGTCAGGGTCCTTCGGGTCGAACTTGAAGGTCCAGTTGGCGCGACCGTCCGCCAGCCGCTGCAGGGCGGCGTCGGGCTCGGTGAGATCGATACGCGGAATGCTGACCCGCCGCAGCAGCAGGGCCAGGGGCGAGATGCGCAGCTCGACCCGCTTGAGGCTGACCATCTGCGGCGCCTTGGACCAGTCCGGATTGCCCAGGGTCAGGTCCTGGGCCACTACGTGAGGCCAGGGCACCCAGGCGCGCCAGCCACCCTCGTCGGGCTCGCGCTGCCAGGCCACCGACAAGTCGCCATTGATCGCGAAGGGCCGATGCAACTCCTCGGACACCTTGGCGTTGAGGGTGGGCTTGATCCGGTTCCAATCGAAGAAGGCAATCACCAGTACCAGCACGGCCAGTAGCAGGATCAGACCGGAGAGGGTCCAGGCGAGAATTTTACGGGTGCGCGTCATTGCACGAGGCTCCTGAAGACAGCTGAGCGCCAAATCACGACGCATCGGTGAAATGCCGGTGGAGAATCCCCGGCCATGAAAACTACGACTGATAAAGCCCACACAGGTTTAATCCGGGCGCCGGTTCAGGCGAAAAAAAGCCGATTTCCTGACCACTCGGACAACCCGGTGTTACCTCGCCCTGCCCTGTTGCGAAGCATGAGTGAGTCGAAAATACCCACTGCGGTGCAAACGCCATCGGCGCAAAGGCCCGGGCTAGAGCCTTGCAGGCAAACAATCAATTTCGTTGATTATTACCATTGTGGTTATGAACTTTTATATCGAATTAGCGGCGGTAACATTAGCTCCGTACCCAATTTATCGCCCTGCCAAGGAGCCACACATCATGAAACGCCACATTTTACTGAGCCTGACCCTGTCCATCCTAGCCGCCAACGCCTTCGCCCTGCCTGCCGCCGAACAAGCCACTCCGCAGGTCAAGGCCAGCCACAGCGTGTTCAATCAAACCCTGGCTGAAGGCGGTTCGGATCGCCTGATCGAACGCAACAAAGTCGCTGCCGACGGTTACGAGCGCACTCCACAAGGCCAGAGCGTTGCCGAAGACGGCTATGATCGCACCCCTCAAGGCCAGACCGTTGCCGAAGATGGTTACGACCGTACTCCACAAGGTCAGAGCGTCGCTGAAGATGGCTACGATCGCACCCCACAAGGTCAAAACGTAGCTGAAGGCGGCCGTGATCGCCTGGAAGAGAAAGGCCTGGTGGAAGACGGCTACAACCGCACGCCTCAAGGCCAGACCGTTGCCGAAGGCGGTGCCGATCGCCTGGCTGAACGTCATCAAGCAGCGAGCTGAGGCCATGCTGGCCCTGAAAAAAGCCCGATCCCTGGATCGGGCTTTGGCTTTTATGGAGCCTGGTTGTTGACCCTTGCCCACCCCGTCCTCGCCTGACACGGGTTCGACTCCGGCAAAGTTGATTTGCTAGAGTGCGCCGCTCCCATTGAGCAAAGAACGCCCCGCCGATGCTGCCCCGCGCCGAACAGAAGCAACAGACCCGCAACGCCTTGATGGATGCCGCCCGGCACCTGATGGAGTGTGGTCGTGGGTTCGGCAGCCTGAGCCTGCGGGAAGTGGCCAAAGCCGCCGGCATCGTGCCCACCGGCTTCTATCGGCACTTCAGCGACATGGACCAACTGGGCCTGGAACTGGTCAGCGAGGTCGGCCAGACCTTTCGCGAAACCATCCGCCTGGTGCGTCACAACGAATTCGTCATGGGCGGCATCATCGACGCCTCGGTGCGGATCTTCCTTGATGTCGTGGAAGCCAAGCGCGCGCAGTTCCTGTTTCTGGCCCGTGAGCAATACGGCGGCTCGCTGCCGGTGCGCCAGGCCATCGCCACCCTGCGCGAGAACATCAGCTCGGACCTGGCTGCCGACCTGACCCTGATGCCCAAGCTGCAGCATCTGAATGCCGCCGACCTGAGCGTCATGGCCGACCTGATCGTCAAAAGCGTGTTCGCCACCCTGCCGGACATCATCGATCCCCCGGCCCAGGCCCTGCCTGAACACCTGACGCCGCAGGCGAAGATCACCCAGCAACTGCGCTTCATCTTCATCGGCCTGAAGCACTGGCAAGGCCTGGGCAGCACCGAGTAATACAGCCTGCCCCTCTCCCCCTTTCAATCAGCGTACCCCGCTCTGGGTAGCGCGTTTGCGCCTGCTCGTCGGCCCGGCACCGGATTGCAGCAAAAATATTTCCAGCGCACCAACTCAGTGCTATAAATCAGCTCAGCGCGCCATTTTGTAACAAGATAAAACAAGGTTTTGCCCCTTTTTCAGGCGCAGTTCCGGTGTCGGCAAAGGGGTTTTCCTCTCCTCCGGGCGATTGGCAAGGCCCTTGCTCTGGCTTGTGTATCGCTCATAGCTGGAAGCTTTCCGATGCTGGTGATCCACCGCAGAACCGAACCCCAAGCCACCTGGTCCGCCGAGCTGCACCTGACCTATGAGGCTCGCAGCAAAAGCCGCCTGCGCTGTTTCAGTGCCGAGGGCGAGGACGTCGGCCTGTTTCTCGAACGAGGCCAGCCGCCGCTGCACGACGGCGAGTTTCTGGAAGCCGAGGACGGGCGCATCGTCAAGGTCTGCGCTCGCCCGGAAACCCTGCTGCACGTCACCTGCCGCAATGCCTTCGAACTGACCCGCGCCGCCTATCACCTGGGCAACCGCCACGTGGCCCTGCAAGTGGGCGATGGCTGGCTGCGCCTGCTCGATGACTACGTGCTCAAGGCCATGCTCGAACAGCTGGGGGCCAGCACCGACACCATCGAAGCGCCGTTCCAGCCCGAGCACGGCGCCTATGGCGGCGGCCACCATCATTCGCGCCACGGCGATGAAGACTTCAACTACCCGCCGCGCCTGCACCAGTTCGGCGTCCGTCCATGAACCCGGCCTGGGCCTTGTTGCGCCTGGCCAGCCCGCAGTTGCCGATTGGCGGCTACAGCTATTCCCAGGGCCTGGAGATGGCCGTGGAACAGCAGCGCGTGCATGACCCGGACAGCGCCCGCCGCTGGATCGGCGACCAGCTGCTGCTCAACCTGGCGCGCTTCGAAGCACCGCTGTTGCTGGCCCACTGCCAAGCCGCCGCCGACCAGGACTGGCGGCGCTTGCAGCACTTGTGCGAAGCCCACCGGGCCAGCCGCGAAACCCGC
Protein-coding sequences here:
- the ureE gene encoding urease accessory protein UreE, which encodes MLVIHRRTEPQATWSAELHLTYEARSKSRLRCFSAEGEDVGLFLERGQPPLHDGEFLEAEDGRIVKVCARPETLLHVTCRNAFELTRAAYHLGNRHVALQVGDGWLRLLDDYVLKAMLEQLGASTDTIEAPFQPEHGAYGGGHHHSRHGDEDFNYPPRLHQFGVRP
- a CDS encoding AsmA family protein — protein: MTRTRKILAWTLSGLILLLAVLVLVIAFFDWNRIKPTLNAKVSEELHRPFAINGDLSVAWQREPDEGGWRAWVPWPHVVAQDLTLGNPDWSKAPQMVSLKRVELRISPLALLLRRVSIPRIDLTEPDAALQRLADGRANWTFKFDPKDPDAEPSSWTLDIGAIGFDKGHVTLDDQTLNTQLDLQVELLGKPIPFSDIVGESEAQKVAEKGAQAQAYAFALKVKGQYHGQKLAGTGKIGGLLALQNGRQPFPLQAQAQIGDTKVELRGSLTDPLNLGALDLRLKLAGSSLGNLYPLTGVTLPDSPPYATDGRLTAKLRDPAGATFSYQDFNGKIGDSDIHGNLTYVASQPRPKLSGALVSNQLLMSDLAPLIGADSNAKQKARGGESKQPADKVLPVEEFRTERWRDMDADVEFTGKRIVHSADLPFTDLYTHLVLNDGQLSLEPLRFGVAGGKLDAQVRLNGQATPLEGRARLTARNFKLKQLFPGFEPMKTSFGELNGDADIAGRGNSVAALLGSANGDLKMLINDGAISRSLMEIAGLNVGNYVVGKMFGDKEVKINCAAADFGIKSGLATSRLFVFDTENAIIYIDGTANMASEQLDLTITPESKGLRLFSLRSPLYVQGKFSKPSAGVKAVPLVLRGAGMVALGVIAGPAAGLLALVAPSGDEPNQCAPLLQQMRSGKAPVTVKPGK
- a CDS encoding TetR family transcriptional regulator yields the protein MLPRAEQKQQTRNALMDAARHLMECGRGFGSLSLREVAKAAGIVPTGFYRHFSDMDQLGLELVSEVGQTFRETIRLVRHNEFVMGGIIDASVRIFLDVVEAKRAQFLFLAREQYGGSLPVRQAIATLRENISSDLAADLTLMPKLQHLNAADLSVMADLIVKSVFATLPDIIDPPAQALPEHLTPQAKITQQLRFIFIGLKHWQGLGSTE